The proteins below are encoded in one region of Cyclopterus lumpus isolate fCycLum1 chromosome 8, fCycLum1.pri, whole genome shotgun sequence:
- the LOC117734508 gene encoding retinoic acid receptor alpha-B-like isoform X3: MVYTCHRDKVCVINKVTRNRCQSCRLQKCLEVGMSKELVRNDRMKKKKEEKRQGETEIYVLSADTEQMIERVRRAHLGTFPSLGQLGKYTTSNSSEHRVSLDVSLWDKFSELSTKCIIKTVEFAKQLPGFTTLTIADQITLLKSACLDILILRICTRYTPDKDTMTFSDGLTLNRTQMHNAGFGPLTDLVFSFANQLLPLEMDDAETGLLSAICLLCGDRQDLEESDKVDVLQEPMLEALKIYVRRRRPEKPCMFPKILMKITDLRSISVKGAERVITLKMEIPGSMPPLIQEMLENSEGLEGHGSGGGKGGGGGKGKGCRGVREEDKTEVGSRHQSPSPESVSSPHRSPVPCSPSSPPPPPEARHLP; this comes from the exons ATGGTGTACACGTGTCACCgagacaaagtgtgtgtcaTAAACAAGGTGACGAGGAACCGGTGTCAGTCGTGTCGGCTGCAGAAATGCCTCGAAGTCGGCATGTCCAAGGAGT TGGTGCGAAACGataggatgaagaagaagaaggaggagaagaggcagGGCGAGACGGAGATCTACGTCCTGTCGGCCGACACGGAGCAGATGATTGAGCGAGTCCGCCGAGCCCACCTGGGCACCTTCCCCTCCCTTGGTCAGCTGGGAAAATACACCACG AGCAACAGCTCGGAGCACCGTGTCTCTCTGGACGTCAGTCTCTGGGACAAGTTCAGTGAGTTGTCCACCAAGTGCATCATCAAGACGGTGGAGTTCGCCAAGCAGCTCCCCGGTTTCACCACGTTAACCATCGCCGACCAGATCACCCTGCTCAAATCCGCCTGCCTCGACATACTG ATTCTAAGGATCTGCACCCGCTACACCCCAGACAAGGACACCATGACCTTCTCCGACGGTCTGACCCTGAACCGCACCCAGATGCACAATGCCGGGTTCGGGCCGCTCACGGACCTGGTGTTCTCCTTCGCCAACCAGCTGCTGCCGCTGGAGATGGACGACGCGGAGACGGGACTGCTCAGCGCCATCTGCCTGCTCTGTGGAG accGTCAGGATCTGGAGGAGTCGGACAAGGTGGATGTTCTTCAGGAGCCGATGCTTGAAGCCCTGAAG atctacgtgaggaggaggaggcccgaGAAACCTTGCATGTTCCCCAAGATACTGATGAAGATAACTGACCTCAGGAGCATCAGTGTGAagg GAGCGGAACGAGTGATCACGCTGAAGATGGAAATACCCGGCTCCATGCCTCCTCTCATCCAGGAAATGCTGGAGAACTCTGAGGGACTGGAGGGGCATGGGTCCGGgggagggaaaggaggaggaggaggaaaaggaaaaggttgCAGGGGAGTTAGGGAAGAGGACAAAACAGAGGTCGGAAGCCGTCATCAAAGTCCGTCGCCCGAATCGGTTTCTTCCCCGCACCGGAGCCCTGTGCCCTgctccccctcttcccctccccctccacctgaAGCTCGACACTTACCTTAA
- the LOC117734508 gene encoding retinoic acid receptor alpha-B-like isoform X1 has translation MYESVDVVGFSPSPSSPNPGSFLSMDYYHRPPGLGPEKGLLSGVGGLQRPFGGSLVTGRHWSGSSHSIETESTSSGEDLLVPSPASPPPPPRIYKPCFVCQDKSSGYHYGVSACEGCKGFFRRSIQKNMVYTCHRDKVCVINKVTRNRCQSCRLQKCLEVGMSKELVRNDRMKKKKEEKRQGETEIYVLSADTEQMIERVRRAHLGTFPSLGQLGKYTTSNSSEHRVSLDVSLWDKFSELSTKCIIKTVEFAKQLPGFTTLTIADQITLLKSACLDILILRICTRYTPDKDTMTFSDGLTLNRTQMHNAGFGPLTDLVFSFANQLLPLEMDDAETGLLSAICLLCGDRQDLEESDKVDVLQEPMLEALKIYVRRRRPEKPCMFPKILMKITDLRSISVKGAERVITLKMEIPGSMPPLIQEMLENSEGLEGHGSGGGKGGGGGKGKGCRGVREEDKTEVGSRHQSPSPESVSSPHRSPVPCSPSSPPPPPEARHLP, from the exons ATGTACGAAAGCGTGGATGTTGTGGGTTTCAGCCCCAGCCCGAGCAGCCCCAATCCCGGCTCGTTTCTGAGCATGGACTACTACCACAGACCCCCGGGGCTCGGGCCGGAGAAGGGACTGCTGTCCGGGGTCGGAGGGCTCCAGCGTCCGTTCGGTGGGTCCCTGGTGACCGGCAGACACTGGAGCGGATCCAGCCACT CCATAGAGACTGAGAGCACGAGTTCGGGAGAGGACCTCCTCGTCCCCAGCCCCGCCTCGCCTCCGCCTCCACCCCGCATCTACAAGCCCTGCTTTGTCTGTCAGGACAAATCCTCCGGATACCACTATGGAGTCAGTGCCTGCGAGGGCTGCAAG GGTTTCTTTCGGAGGAGCATCCAAAAGAACATGGTGTACACGTGTCACCgagacaaagtgtgtgtcaTAAACAAGGTGACGAGGAACCGGTGTCAGTCGTGTCGGCTGCAGAAATGCCTCGAAGTCGGCATGTCCAAGGAGT TGGTGCGAAACGataggatgaagaagaagaaggaggagaagaggcagGGCGAGACGGAGATCTACGTCCTGTCGGCCGACACGGAGCAGATGATTGAGCGAGTCCGCCGAGCCCACCTGGGCACCTTCCCCTCCCTTGGTCAGCTGGGAAAATACACCACG AGCAACAGCTCGGAGCACCGTGTCTCTCTGGACGTCAGTCTCTGGGACAAGTTCAGTGAGTTGTCCACCAAGTGCATCATCAAGACGGTGGAGTTCGCCAAGCAGCTCCCCGGTTTCACCACGTTAACCATCGCCGACCAGATCACCCTGCTCAAATCCGCCTGCCTCGACATACTG ATTCTAAGGATCTGCACCCGCTACACCCCAGACAAGGACACCATGACCTTCTCCGACGGTCTGACCCTGAACCGCACCCAGATGCACAATGCCGGGTTCGGGCCGCTCACGGACCTGGTGTTCTCCTTCGCCAACCAGCTGCTGCCGCTGGAGATGGACGACGCGGAGACGGGACTGCTCAGCGCCATCTGCCTGCTCTGTGGAG accGTCAGGATCTGGAGGAGTCGGACAAGGTGGATGTTCTTCAGGAGCCGATGCTTGAAGCCCTGAAG atctacgtgaggaggaggaggcccgaGAAACCTTGCATGTTCCCCAAGATACTGATGAAGATAACTGACCTCAGGAGCATCAGTGTGAagg GAGCGGAACGAGTGATCACGCTGAAGATGGAAATACCCGGCTCCATGCCTCCTCTCATCCAGGAAATGCTGGAGAACTCTGAGGGACTGGAGGGGCATGGGTCCGGgggagggaaaggaggaggaggaggaaaaggaaaaggttgCAGGGGAGTTAGGGAAGAGGACAAAACAGAGGTCGGAAGCCGTCATCAAAGTCCGTCGCCCGAATCGGTTTCTTCCCCGCACCGGAGCCCTGTGCCCTgctccccctcttcccctccccctccacctgaAGCTCGACACTTACCTTAA
- the LOC117734508 gene encoding retinoic acid receptor alpha-B-like isoform X2 — MLNLRMTIETESTSSGEDLLVPSPASPPPPPRIYKPCFVCQDKSSGYHYGVSACEGCKGFFRRSIQKNMVYTCHRDKVCVINKVTRNRCQSCRLQKCLEVGMSKELVRNDRMKKKKEEKRQGETEIYVLSADTEQMIERVRRAHLGTFPSLGQLGKYTTSNSSEHRVSLDVSLWDKFSELSTKCIIKTVEFAKQLPGFTTLTIADQITLLKSACLDILILRICTRYTPDKDTMTFSDGLTLNRTQMHNAGFGPLTDLVFSFANQLLPLEMDDAETGLLSAICLLCGDRQDLEESDKVDVLQEPMLEALKIYVRRRRPEKPCMFPKILMKITDLRSISVKGAERVITLKMEIPGSMPPLIQEMLENSEGLEGHGSGGGKGGGGGKGKGCRGVREEDKTEVGSRHQSPSPESVSSPHRSPVPCSPSSPPPPPEARHLP, encoded by the exons ATGCTAAATTTACGAATGA CCATAGAGACTGAGAGCACGAGTTCGGGAGAGGACCTCCTCGTCCCCAGCCCCGCCTCGCCTCCGCCTCCACCCCGCATCTACAAGCCCTGCTTTGTCTGTCAGGACAAATCCTCCGGATACCACTATGGAGTCAGTGCCTGCGAGGGCTGCAAG GGTTTCTTTCGGAGGAGCATCCAAAAGAACATGGTGTACACGTGTCACCgagacaaagtgtgtgtcaTAAACAAGGTGACGAGGAACCGGTGTCAGTCGTGTCGGCTGCAGAAATGCCTCGAAGTCGGCATGTCCAAGGAGT TGGTGCGAAACGataggatgaagaagaagaaggaggagaagaggcagGGCGAGACGGAGATCTACGTCCTGTCGGCCGACACGGAGCAGATGATTGAGCGAGTCCGCCGAGCCCACCTGGGCACCTTCCCCTCCCTTGGTCAGCTGGGAAAATACACCACG AGCAACAGCTCGGAGCACCGTGTCTCTCTGGACGTCAGTCTCTGGGACAAGTTCAGTGAGTTGTCCACCAAGTGCATCATCAAGACGGTGGAGTTCGCCAAGCAGCTCCCCGGTTTCACCACGTTAACCATCGCCGACCAGATCACCCTGCTCAAATCCGCCTGCCTCGACATACTG ATTCTAAGGATCTGCACCCGCTACACCCCAGACAAGGACACCATGACCTTCTCCGACGGTCTGACCCTGAACCGCACCCAGATGCACAATGCCGGGTTCGGGCCGCTCACGGACCTGGTGTTCTCCTTCGCCAACCAGCTGCTGCCGCTGGAGATGGACGACGCGGAGACGGGACTGCTCAGCGCCATCTGCCTGCTCTGTGGAG accGTCAGGATCTGGAGGAGTCGGACAAGGTGGATGTTCTTCAGGAGCCGATGCTTGAAGCCCTGAAG atctacgtgaggaggaggaggcccgaGAAACCTTGCATGTTCCCCAAGATACTGATGAAGATAACTGACCTCAGGAGCATCAGTGTGAagg GAGCGGAACGAGTGATCACGCTGAAGATGGAAATACCCGGCTCCATGCCTCCTCTCATCCAGGAAATGCTGGAGAACTCTGAGGGACTGGAGGGGCATGGGTCCGGgggagggaaaggaggaggaggaggaaaaggaaaaggttgCAGGGGAGTTAGGGAAGAGGACAAAACAGAGGTCGGAAGCCGTCATCAAAGTCCGTCGCCCGAATCGGTTTCTTCCCCGCACCGGAGCCCTGTGCCCTgctccccctcttcccctccccctccacctgaAGCTCGACACTTACCTTAA